Proteins from a genomic interval of Scyliorhinus torazame isolate Kashiwa2021f unplaced genomic scaffold, sScyTor2.1 scaffold_400, whole genome shotgun sequence:
- the LOC140406275 gene encoding retinoic acid-induced protein 2-like, translating into MDRFYKEAQSNLPMDVTDSPSPAIANSKLENGVAQLITAEAWNINPTGLMKKTLSPLVAVPASSIMTPQTDPPNGVSLKVAATVLQPICLGDSPMVLPIHLQVAGSSASQIPASGNAPWVMTNQGAVPLSLLLEQHLIQHLNSPLLLASPTASPVNSVQNHIMQGTAGPCIQSQPLGQKPFNQAQDYDIPPPLQIPGFATVLQDFFPSHSSVPPVPNVQPNPENMSSAFSSAPHQNCSGLFSPLVPPATLLVPYPVIVPLPVPIPIPIPIPIPVAKDPDPNRFTDMHRRTTHSGSTTSRSTQTSNEREEQKILDCIQHQGVQDYQNANYKFNTETEALDLSLKRMSVVKKNEFFYQQIEQDGVLDLSVATPKKMKESPNLPGNGSSNLPGNLLSEPLSHSSESWSNTMPLLGAQKVEAVVHGAPNSCEFSSQHKWLVDPNYTRLRTDPRAATNPDSLSSTDTAKVIVSVKDAGPAILCGKIKTVVGVSTKNFSYKTDLSQESVLQCYDVKSQLELRDSKKNNKNRGIKLKKMSSQDFHVLPIKKQRLAAFFSRK; encoded by the coding sequence ATGGATCGATTTTACAAAGAGGCTCAATCTAACCTGCCCATGGATGTGACAGACTCTCCATCCCCGGCAATTGCAAACAGTAAACTGGAAAATGGAGTGGCTCAGCTCATCACAGCAGAAGCGTGGAATATCAATCCTACAGGTCTCATGAAAAAAACACTTTCCCCCTTAGTCGCTGTTCCGGCATCTTCTATTATGACACCACAAACAGACCCACCAAATGGAGTGTCACTCAAAGTGGCTGCCACAGTACTGCAACCAATCTGTTTAGGAGACAGTCCTATGGTCCTACCAATCCATTTGCAAGTGGCTGGGAGTTCAGCATCCCAGATACCTGCGAGTGGCAATGCACCATGGGTAATGACTAATCAAGGCGCAGTGCCACTGTCTCTGTTACTGGAGCAACATTTGATTCAGCATTTAAATTCTCCGCTGCTGCTTGCTTCACCTACAGCAAGCCCTGTGAACTCTGTCCAGAACCACATTATGCAGGGCACAGCTGGCCCTTGCATTCAGTCCCAGCCACTGGGCCAGAAGCCTTTCAATCAAGCACAGGACTATGATATACCACCTCCTCTTCAGATCCCGGGCTTTGCTACAGTCCTCCAGGACTTTTTCCCTTCGCATAGCTCAGTGCCACCAGTCCCAAATGTCCAACCAAACCCCGAAAACATGTCCAGCGCTTTCTCCTCTGCACCACACCAGAACTGTAGTGGACTGTTTTCTCCATTAGTTCCGCCTGCCACACTTCTTGTTCCTTATCCAGTAATAGTTCCCCTCCCAGTCCCAATACCCATTCCCATCCCTATTCCCATTCCCGTGGCCAAGGATCCAGATCCAAACAGATTCACAGACATGCACAGACGAACTACCCACAGTGGCAGCACCACAAGCAGAAGCACCCAAACCTCAAATGAGAGAGAAGAACAAAAAATCTTAGACTGTATCCAACACCAAGGAGTGCAAGATTATCAGAATGCCAACTATAAATTCAACACGGAGACAGAGGCGCTTGATCTTTCTTTGAAGAGGATGTCTGTGGTCAAGAAAAATGAGTTCTTTTATCAACAGATTGAACAGGATGGTGTGCTGGATTTATCAGTTGCAACCCCTAAGAAAATGAAAGAAAGTCCAAATCTTCCAGGTAATGGATCTTCTAACCTGCCAGGCAATTTATTGAGTGAACCGCTGTCTCATTCGAGCGAATCCTGGTCCAACACCATGCCACTGTTGGGTGCACAGAAAGTAGAGGCTGTGGTGCATGGCGCGCCTAACAGCTGTGAGTTTTCCAGCCAGCATAAGTGGCTGGTCGATCCCAACTACACTAGACTGAGGACTGACCCGCGAGCTGCCACTAACCCTGACTCCCTGAGCAGCACGGACACTGCAAAGGTCATTGTGTCTGTAAAAGATGCCGGTCCGGCTATCCTCTGTGGCAAAATCAAAACTGTCGTTGGAGTATCTACAAAAAACTTTTCTTACAAGACAGATTTATCACAGGAATCTGTTTTACAATGTTACGATGTCAAATCCCAACTCGAGCTCAGAGACAGCAAAAAGAACAATAAAAATAGAGGCATAAAATTAAAGAAAATGAGCTCACAGGATTTCCATGTCCTTCCAATTAAAAAACAGCGCCTAGCTGCCTTCTTTTCGAGAAAGTAA